A single region of the Granulicella aggregans genome encodes:
- a CDS encoding shikimate kinase has protein sequence MTTTRHSEAALEETMDTLNAPQASVHPTLRRIVLTGFMGSGKTTLGRLIAERLDWTFLDLDHYIESRTGISVPDIFALHGESHFRRLESTALVSALGKNNTVIALGGGTPEILTNRLLLEQTPGTATIFLDAPFPVLFDRCVLQGISRPVLADPALAERRFAQRQPLYRALAHHTIDTSTLEAHGAVEAMVAALAAAPKRTR, from the coding sequence ATGACGACCACCCGCCATTCCGAAGCTGCCTTGGAAGAAACCATGGACACACTCAACGCGCCGCAAGCTTCCGTTCATCCCACGCTTCGTCGCATTGTGCTCACCGGATTCATGGGCTCCGGCAAGACGACCCTTGGCCGTCTCATCGCCGAGCGCCTCGACTGGACCTTCCTCGACCTCGACCACTACATCGAGTCCCGCACAGGCATCTCTGTTCCAGACATCTTCGCTCTTCACGGCGAATCCCACTTCCGCCGCCTTGAATCTACCGCCCTCGTCTCCGCGCTCGGTAAGAACAACACCGTCATCGCCCTCGGCGGAGGCACTCCTGAGATCCTCACTAACCGCCTTCTGCTCGAGCAGACTCCCGGCACCGCCACCATCTTCCTCGACGCGCCCTTTCCGGTCCTCTTTGATCGCTGCGTCCTCCAGGGCATCTCGCGGCCCGTCCTCGCCGACCCCGCGCTTGCGGAACGCCGATTCGCCCAGCGCCAGCCGCTCTATCGCGCCCTTGCCCACCACACAATCGACACATCAACTCTTGAGGCTCACGGAGCCGTGGAAGCGATGGTAGCGGCACTGGCCGCAGCGCCAAAACGCACTCGCTGA
- a CDS encoding M28 family peptidase, whose protein sequence is MKIVSCGGLRSARGFVALCLLVCAGHVEAQQGWVVRPEWVRAHEEFLASDALAGRGSATRDEQIAAEYVASEFVAYGLKPAPGMAGMIQAAVVVAPELDGKATLTAGGISLAEGADLRVLFPSGFGANGPLIRLAAADAPQANIPKGAIVLLTDLPPNSTGLRNSFLLRGSGAAVVLFAENDALRAYLAKNPNPHQLLRLDQEPGDTTPLPATVAAVSATAMARLLAEKPGTVATLTVHPLPAKPRRTFNAIGYLGGSDPAAGTILLSAHLDHLGITANPVNGDAIYNGANDDASGTTAVLELAHALAAGPQPRRSVLFVCYGSEEAGELGSEFFGKHPPVPLTQLVTNLEFEMIGAQDPKMPKGTLLFTGWERSNLGPALKGHGALLGPDPYPEQHFFQRSDNYQLALQGVVAHTAAGWGTVPTYHQLNDDLAHLDLEFMTGAIQSLVEPVRWLATSDFKPSWNAGGQPKR, encoded by the coding sequence ATGAAGATCGTTTCATGTGGTGGTTTGCGTTCTGCGCGGGGATTTGTCGCTCTTTGTTTGCTGGTATGCGCTGGGCACGTCGAAGCGCAGCAGGGTTGGGTGGTAAGGCCAGAGTGGGTGCGGGCGCATGAGGAGTTCCTGGCCAGCGATGCTTTGGCTGGACGTGGAAGCGCGACTCGCGATGAGCAGATTGCGGCGGAGTACGTCGCGTCTGAGTTCGTGGCCTATGGTCTGAAGCCCGCGCCGGGGATGGCCGGAATGATCCAGGCGGCCGTTGTCGTCGCTCCTGAGTTGGATGGCAAGGCGACTTTGACGGCCGGGGGCATAAGTCTTGCCGAGGGAGCCGACCTGCGGGTCTTGTTCCCGTCCGGATTCGGGGCGAACGGCCCGCTGATTCGGCTGGCCGCGGCCGACGCTCCTCAGGCGAATATCCCGAAGGGGGCCATCGTGCTCCTGACCGACCTTCCCCCGAACAGTACCGGGCTGCGAAACTCCTTTTTGTTGCGGGGATCGGGCGCCGCCGTGGTGCTCTTCGCTGAGAACGACGCACTGCGGGCGTATCTGGCGAAGAATCCCAACCCGCATCAATTACTGCGGCTGGACCAGGAGCCGGGCGACACAACGCCCCTGCCGGCGACGGTGGCGGCAGTAAGCGCAACTGCCATGGCGCGGCTGCTGGCAGAGAAGCCGGGAACCGTCGCCACGCTGACGGTTCACCCGCTGCCAGCGAAGCCGAGAAGGACCTTCAACGCGATTGGATACCTTGGTGGGAGCGATCCGGCAGCCGGGACGATTTTGCTCTCGGCGCACCTGGATCATCTTGGGATTACGGCCAATCCCGTAAACGGGGACGCAATCTATAACGGAGCGAACGACGACGCCTCCGGTACGACAGCGGTACTGGAACTGGCGCACGCGCTCGCGGCTGGACCGCAGCCCCGGCGAAGCGTCCTTTTCGTATGCTACGGCAGCGAAGAGGCAGGCGAACTGGGCTCGGAGTTCTTCGGCAAGCATCCACCCGTGCCGCTCACGCAACTGGTGACCAATCTTGAGTTCGAGATGATCGGCGCGCAGGACCCGAAGATGCCAAAGGGAACGCTGCTCTTTACCGGCTGGGAACGCTCGAACCTGGGACCGGCTTTGAAGGGGCACGGAGCGCTGTTGGGGCCTGATCCTTACCCGGAGCAGCACTTCTTTCAGCGCTCGGACAACTACCAGCTTGCGCTGCAGGGCGTGGTGGCGCATACGGCTGCAGGATGGGGAACGGTGCCGACCTATCACCAGTTAAACGACGACCTGGCCCACCTTGATCTGGAGTTTATGACGGGGGCGATCCAGTCGCTGGTGGAGCCGGTGCGGTGGCTAGCGACGAGTGACTTCAAGCCCAGCTGGAATGCGGGTGGACAGCCGAAGCGATAG
- a CDS encoding POTRA domain-containing protein, whose product MKRNLRVVFDGGELKIRRLHAALSLAWGAIALGGVAFGQASTPAVGSPPQTGTSAPAVVQRAPVPETTQSVPAAPTKAQRERQAGGTKVADEPGLKTTIFQWNGLKVDAIRFEGVTFGPDDVLPKQLPQQAGQPLDPEKVRNSMRRLFASGRYRTIGVSGIRSGNSVTLIFSGPSRYFVGRVNIEGVKVEQLASLLEYSTNLNPGAPYVETAVPTATTLVKQTLAQNGYYQPVISVTTTPDDASQQMNITFRINIGAQARIGNVAMEGPDPGLTLEEFRKKSKLKEGRKVTRETTSNALSRLRAQYQKKDRLEATVALQKSTYDQPKKQLNYDFRANQGPVVKVSIEGAKVSKSRLHMLVPIFEEGTIDNDLLNEGTHNIHEFLEQQGYFDAKVEVKVIGENTPSEQVVYSVDRGVKHKVTSVMLKGNKYFESDLLKERMKVQKADAYLRSGRYSPALVDSDISSIQALYRANGFNETTVTPVVDDIDNGPNGKPLKTAQIRVTLTIVEGPQQKFGPIDVAGVDASRMAAVKGLLNSQQGQPFSLISLSGDRDAVLSYYLSNGFDQARVEVKQAKDANDPKLTNVGINVTEGHQVFVDHVLVSGDDRTKPKVIDNTLELHPGDPLDQSALLDTQRKLYNLALFNEVNAAVQNPDGDAARKNVLIQLREAKRWDVTYGFGIEAQTGTPTAGTLSKASAILLGDQNVVPKQEGSPGVSPRVSADVSRINLFGTDKSATLHTTYGLLEKVATLSFINPHLLGNPLLTATVSGGYSNVQNITTFKASTLQFDFRVTQKFRRTDTFIYDFEYRRVAVDPNSLQISANLIPLLSQPVRVGGPGLTWFHDTRDPSPLDAGKGSYTSVSEFFATSKFGSESDFNRVDLTNSTYYTFGKRKYVLARNTRLGFETKFGKNPNEGNASCAGILLDTNASCDAVPLPERLYAGGASSHRGFPLNGAGPRDLQTGFPVGGTAAFVNSTELRLPAATLPYVGDGLSFVLFHDMGNVFQNVSDMFPSFFRFRQPNEQTCAVVTNAFGTCDFNYFSHALGVGGRYKTPVGPIRVDFSYNLNPPRYPVIADFNGRDPYEGKAGRFNFFFSIGQSF is encoded by the coding sequence ATGAAGAGGAATTTGCGAGTGGTGTTTGATGGTGGCGAGTTGAAGATTCGGAGGTTGCACGCCGCGCTCAGCCTGGCATGGGGGGCAATCGCTCTCGGAGGCGTTGCCTTTGGACAAGCTTCGACTCCGGCTGTTGGAAGCCCGCCCCAGACAGGCACTTCAGCTCCTGCCGTAGTTCAGCGCGCTCCGGTTCCGGAGACCACGCAATCGGTACCGGCCGCTCCCACAAAGGCTCAGCGCGAGCGGCAGGCGGGTGGAACCAAAGTTGCCGATGAGCCTGGGCTGAAGACGACTATCTTCCAGTGGAACGGCTTGAAGGTCGATGCGATCCGTTTTGAAGGGGTGACCTTCGGTCCGGACGACGTTCTTCCAAAGCAGCTCCCACAGCAGGCAGGACAGCCGCTCGATCCGGAGAAGGTACGCAACAGTATGCGCCGGCTATTTGCGAGCGGACGGTATCGCACGATCGGAGTGAGCGGGATTCGCAGTGGCAACTCGGTGACCCTGATCTTCAGCGGCCCGTCGCGCTACTTTGTTGGTCGGGTCAACATCGAAGGCGTAAAGGTCGAACAGCTCGCCTCTTTGCTGGAGTATTCGACGAACCTGAATCCCGGTGCTCCGTATGTTGAGACGGCGGTCCCCACGGCGACGACGCTGGTGAAGCAGACGCTGGCGCAGAACGGGTACTATCAGCCGGTCATCTCCGTGACTACGACTCCGGACGATGCGAGTCAACAGATGAACATCACCTTTCGGATCAACATTGGGGCGCAGGCCCGTATCGGCAACGTGGCGATGGAGGGCCCCGATCCTGGCCTCACGCTGGAGGAGTTCCGAAAGAAAAGCAAGCTGAAGGAAGGCCGCAAGGTCACGCGCGAGACAACTTCGAATGCGCTCAGCAGACTGCGTGCGCAGTATCAAAAGAAAGATCGGCTGGAAGCGACGGTGGCGCTGCAGAAATCCACCTACGACCAGCCGAAGAAGCAGTTGAACTACGACTTCCGTGCGAACCAGGGGCCGGTGGTGAAGGTCTCGATCGAAGGAGCAAAGGTCTCGAAGAGCAGGCTGCATATGCTGGTGCCGATCTTCGAAGAGGGCACGATCGACAATGACCTTTTGAACGAAGGGACGCACAATATCCACGAGTTCCTTGAACAGCAGGGATACTTCGACGCGAAGGTCGAAGTGAAGGTGATTGGCGAGAATACCCCGAGCGAGCAGGTGGTCTATTCGGTGGACCGCGGCGTAAAGCACAAGGTGACAAGTGTAATGCTGAAGGGCAACAAGTACTTCGAGTCCGATCTGTTGAAGGAACGGATGAAAGTGCAAAAGGCGGATGCTTACCTTCGCAGTGGCCGTTACAGTCCGGCGCTGGTCGACTCCGACATAAGTTCGATCCAGGCGCTCTATCGTGCGAACGGATTTAATGAGACGACGGTCACGCCCGTGGTGGATGACATTGACAACGGTCCGAACGGCAAGCCCCTCAAGACAGCGCAGATTCGTGTGACGCTGACGATTGTGGAAGGTCCGCAACAGAAGTTCGGGCCGATCGACGTGGCGGGTGTGGATGCAAGCCGGATGGCGGCGGTTAAGGGGCTGCTGAACTCGCAGCAGGGACAACCATTCAGCCTGATCTCGCTCTCCGGTGACCGCGACGCGGTATTGAGCTACTACCTGAGCAATGGCTTCGACCAGGCGCGGGTCGAGGTGAAGCAGGCCAAGGACGCGAACGATCCGAAGCTAACGAATGTCGGCATCAACGTCACAGAAGGACACCAGGTCTTCGTCGATCACGTGCTGGTATCCGGCGACGATCGGACCAAGCCGAAGGTGATCGACAATACCTTGGAGTTGCACCCGGGCGACCCATTGGACCAGAGCGCGCTGCTCGACACGCAGCGAAAGCTCTACAACCTCGCCTTATTCAATGAGGTGAACGCGGCGGTGCAGAATCCTGATGGAGACGCGGCGCGTAAGAATGTGTTGATCCAGTTGCGCGAGGCAAAGCGGTGGGATGTAACGTACGGTTTCGGGATCGAGGCACAGACCGGTACGCCGACGGCGGGAACGCTCTCCAAGGCCTCGGCGATCCTGCTCGGCGACCAGAACGTTGTTCCCAAGCAGGAGGGCAGCCCTGGAGTTAGTCCGCGGGTGTCGGCGGACGTGTCGCGCATCAATCTCTTCGGCACAGACAAGTCGGCTACGCTGCATACGACCTACGGATTACTCGAAAAGGTGGCGACGCTGAGTTTCATAAACCCCCATCTGCTGGGCAATCCGTTGCTGACGGCGACGGTCTCCGGCGGCTACTCGAACGTACAGAACATCACGACCTTCAAGGCCTCGACGCTACAGTTCGATTTTCGCGTAACGCAGAAGTTCCGCAGAACCGACACGTTTATCTACGACTTTGAGTACCGTCGGGTAGCCGTCGATCCAAACAGCCTGCAGATCTCGGCGAACCTGATTCCCCTGCTCTCGCAGCCGGTCAGGGTAGGCGGGCCTGGATTGACCTGGTTCCACGACACGCGCGATCCAAGCCCGCTCGATGCCGGGAAGGGATCGTATACGTCTGTGTCGGAGTTCTTTGCGACGTCGAAGTTCGGGTCGGAGTCCGACTTCAATCGCGTGGATCTCACGAACTCGACTTACTACACCTTTGGGAAACGGAAGTATGTGCTGGCACGCAACACGCGGCTGGGATTTGAGACCAAGTTTGGCAAGAATCCGAACGAGGGGAATGCTTCCTGCGCAGGAATTCTGCTCGATACGAATGCCTCCTGCGATGCTGTTCCGCTACCGGAGCGTCTGTACGCGGGCGGCGCGAGTTCACACCGCGGCTTCCCTCTAAACGGAGCTGGACCAAGGGACCTGCAGACCGGATTTCCGGTGGGCGGGACGGCGGCGTTCGTGAACTCAACGGAGCTCCGTCTGCCTGCGGCGACGCTGCCCTATGTGGGCGATGGGCTAAGCTTTGTCCTCTTTCACGACATGGGAAATGTCTTCCAAAACGTTAGCGATATGTTCCCAAGTTTCTTTCGCTTCAGGCAGCCGAATGAGCAGACCTGCGCGGTGGTGACGAATGCATTCGGGACATGCGATTTCAATTACTTTTCGCACGCTCTTGGGGTGGGCGGACGGTACAAGACGCCGGTCGGGCCAATTC
- a CDS encoding AI-2E family transporter gives MEASAKDHRRAIVFFFAILISLGIAWKLAKELEILYVSALFAVVLMPIVNSICKLNIRGWRPSRAIGIVLMLLAVGLSLSLFFFIALPPVTRDLSQFLTDLPQRIPVAVAKLKHLPMADKLGLDTVAQKAQGAIEATASYLFTSIPMWLAHIFDIVTAAFLCLYFMLEGEHAYDFFLSLVRTSSRGRLDQTLRKAETKMSKWLLGQGLLMLTLGVTSTIVFLIFHIRYAVLLGVLMGLFNIIPVAGGIITMGLVCIVAALDSWTKLFEVVAFYLIYLNLENALLTPRIMKSSVDLMGLTVLVALLVGTALAGIVGALVAVPTAALVVVLLDEYAVKRS, from the coding sequence GTGGAAGCTTCGGCGAAAGACCATCGTCGCGCCATCGTCTTCTTCTTCGCGATCCTCATCTCGCTCGGTATCGCTTGGAAGCTCGCGAAAGAGCTGGAGATCCTCTACGTCAGCGCGCTCTTTGCCGTCGTGCTGATGCCCATCGTCAACAGCATCTGCAAGCTGAACATCCGCGGCTGGCGACCGTCACGAGCCATCGGCATCGTGCTCATGCTTCTCGCCGTCGGCCTGTCGCTATCGCTCTTCTTCTTCATCGCGCTGCCACCGGTCACGCGGGACCTCAGCCAATTCCTCACCGACCTGCCACAGCGCATCCCCGTCGCAGTCGCGAAACTCAAGCATCTCCCCATGGCCGACAAGCTGGGCCTCGACACCGTGGCGCAGAAGGCGCAGGGAGCCATTGAAGCGACCGCAAGCTATCTCTTCACTTCGATTCCAATGTGGCTGGCCCACATCTTCGACATCGTCACCGCTGCCTTCCTGTGCCTCTATTTCATGCTCGAAGGCGAGCACGCGTACGATTTCTTCCTCTCCCTGGTGCGTACGTCTTCGCGCGGCCGTCTCGACCAGACGCTGCGCAAGGCCGAAACCAAGATGAGCAAGTGGCTGCTCGGCCAGGGCCTGCTGATGCTGACCCTCGGCGTGACCAGCACCATCGTCTTTCTTATCTTCCACATCCGGTACGCTGTCCTGCTGGGCGTGCTGATGGGGCTCTTCAACATCATTCCCGTTGCCGGCGGAATTATCACCATGGGCCTGGTCTGCATCGTCGCGGCGCTCGACTCATGGACCAAGCTGTTTGAGGTCGTGGCCTTCTATCTCATCTACCTCAATCTTGAAAATGCCCTTCTGACACCGCGCATCATGAAGTCGAGCGTCGACCTGATGGGCCTTACCGTCCTCGTTGCCTTGCTCGTTGGCACGGCCCTTGCCGGCATCGTCGGAGCACTCGTCGCCGTTCCCACCGCCGCTCTGGTGGTCGTCCTGCTCGACGAGTACGCGGTGAAACGCTCCTGA
- a CDS encoding MBL fold metallo-hydrolase, translating into MKRIPVAMMLLSGLLLALCAGVMPSRAEVPDWCKSLPRAGYKTLKRVPMADTWFEVYEVAPATFAIYEPKQSEETIGYLIVGRKRALLFDSGMGIGDIKAVVDRLTSLPVSVLNSHTHGDHVGGNWQFPHVYGMDTEFTRKSARGSSEQARDEIKPSEICGELPAGFDAKTYVTRPWKITHVVRDGDRIDLGGREIEVIATPGHTPDAISLFERARGLLFTGDTYYPGTIYLFAPETDLDAYGRSIARLAALAPDVREVLGAHNFPLTPPAILPKLLADFAAVRAGKVAGEPAGTGRVIYKAESVSFLMQARK; encoded by the coding sequence ATGAAAAGAATTCCTGTGGCGATGATGCTTCTGTCTGGGCTCTTGCTCGCACTGTGCGCGGGCGTGATGCCTTCGCGGGCGGAGGTGCCTGACTGGTGCAAGTCGCTTCCCCGCGCGGGGTACAAGACGCTGAAGCGGGTTCCGATGGCGGACACATGGTTCGAGGTCTACGAGGTGGCTCCGGCCACGTTTGCCATCTATGAGCCGAAGCAGTCAGAGGAGACGATCGGCTACCTGATCGTGGGCAGGAAGCGGGCGCTGCTCTTCGACTCCGGGATGGGCATCGGCGATATAAAGGCCGTGGTGGATCGCCTCACCTCGTTGCCCGTCTCGGTGTTGAACTCGCACACGCACGGCGACCATGTGGGAGGGAACTGGCAGTTCCCGCACGTCTACGGGATGGATACGGAGTTCACGCGGAAGAGCGCGCGGGGTTCGAGCGAGCAGGCGCGGGATGAGATCAAGCCGAGCGAGATATGTGGTGAGCTTCCGGCGGGGTTCGACGCGAAGACGTATGTGACGAGGCCATGGAAGATCACGCACGTGGTGCGCGACGGAGACAGGATCGACCTGGGTGGACGGGAGATCGAGGTGATCGCCACGCCGGGGCATACTCCGGACGCGATAAGTCTCTTTGAACGCGCCCGCGGGCTGCTGTTCACCGGCGATACCTACTATCCCGGAACGATTTACTTGTTCGCCCCGGAGACGGATCTCGATGCATACGGCAGGTCGATTGCACGGCTGGCAGCGCTGGCTCCGGATGTGCGGGAGGTGCTTGGGGCGCATAACTTTCCGCTGACACCGCCAGCAATTCTGCCAAAGCTCTTGGCGGACTTCGCCGCAGTTCGAGCGGGGAAGGTTGCGGGCGAACCCGCCGGGACAGGGCGCGTGATCTACAAAGCGGAGTCGGTCTCGTTCCTGATGCAAGCGAGGAAGTAA
- a CDS encoding ThiF family adenylyltransferase has product MPLSVQNPIDALTAAAPNAAVDTERYSRQILFPGVGESGQQRLAAAHVAIVGCGATGAASASLLARAGVGTLTLIDRDFVEASNLQRQVLFDEADAAASLPKAEAARRKIALFNSTVTVVPQIADLVPANTQELLSAADIVLDATDNFETRYLINDFAVQQGKPWIYAAAIGAYAATMNILPLHLDRDPQQATACLACIFPKPPSGPTETCDTAGILSTAVNLAASIQVTETLKYLTGQPALMRRSLLSFDLWNNDRSEISTAKPEPACTVCGLHEFTHLAGNARPHITLCGRNSVQIHEHHRPVDLVAMHARLAPHGTVRSNDLLLRLERPPHTITLFADGRAIIQGTTDPMIARSLYARFVGS; this is encoded by the coding sequence ATGCCCCTGTCCGTGCAAAATCCGATCGATGCCCTAACCGCCGCCGCCCCGAATGCCGCCGTCGACACCGAGCGCTATAGCCGCCAGATTCTCTTCCCCGGCGTCGGCGAATCCGGCCAGCAGCGGCTGGCTGCAGCGCATGTTGCCATCGTCGGTTGCGGAGCGACCGGGGCCGCATCGGCATCGCTGCTCGCCCGCGCCGGTGTCGGCACACTTACGCTCATCGACCGCGACTTCGTCGAGGCCTCCAACCTCCAGCGCCAGGTTCTCTTCGACGAAGCCGACGCCGCAGCCTCCCTACCCAAAGCCGAGGCAGCCCGCCGCAAGATAGCGCTCTTCAACTCCACCGTTACCGTGGTTCCGCAGATCGCCGACCTCGTCCCGGCGAACACCCAAGAGCTCCTCAGCGCAGCGGACATCGTCCTCGACGCCACCGACAACTTCGAGACCCGCTATCTCATCAACGACTTCGCCGTACAGCAGGGCAAGCCCTGGATCTACGCCGCCGCCATCGGTGCCTACGCGGCAACGATGAACATCCTGCCATTGCATCTGGATCGTGATCCGCAGCAGGCCACCGCCTGCCTCGCCTGCATCTTCCCAAAGCCTCCATCCGGCCCAACGGAGACCTGCGACACGGCTGGAATCCTCTCCACAGCCGTCAACCTCGCCGCCTCAATCCAGGTCACCGAGACACTCAAATATCTGACCGGGCAGCCCGCTCTCATGCGCCGCTCGCTGCTTTCGTTCGACCTCTGGAACAACGACCGGTCGGAGATATCGACAGCGAAACCTGAGCCGGCCTGCACCGTCTGCGGTCTGCACGAGTTCACGCATCTGGCCGGAAACGCCCGTCCTCACATCACGCTCTGCGGCCGCAACTCCGTGCAGATTCATGAACATCACCGTCCCGTCGATCTCGTCGCCATGCACGCCCGGCTCGCGCCGCACGGCACTGTCCGCTCGAACGACTTGCTTCTTCGTCTTGAACGGCCGCCCCACACGATTACCCTCTTCGCCGACGGCCGTGCGATCATTCAAGGCACCACCGATCCCATGATTGCGCGCTCGCTTTACGCTCGCTTCGTCGGCTCGTGA
- a CDS encoding RNA polymerase sigma factor: MQETTIEQTNSASPVPVDSTQAKPSPSLFKRNPPIAGEAEAIERAKAGDPEAFSKLYALHKRRVYTLCLRMLGNVSEAEDMTQEAFLHLFRKLGSFRGESAFSTWLHRMTVNLVLMQLRKKGLNLVSLEETINPSEEDAPKRDFGKRDPQLSGSVDRVALERAVALLPPGYRMVFVLHDVEGFEHNEIANMLECSTGNSKSQLHKARLKLRELLRQTEPHSESGLLKEAV, from the coding sequence ATGCAGGAAACGACGATAGAACAAACCAATTCGGCCTCTCCGGTTCCTGTAGATTCCACGCAGGCCAAGCCGAGCCCCAGTCTCTTCAAGAGAAATCCCCCCATTGCAGGCGAGGCGGAAGCCATTGAACGTGCCAAGGCAGGCGACCCTGAGGCCTTCTCGAAGCTCTACGCGCTGCATAAACGCCGCGTCTACACCCTCTGTCTGCGCATGCTCGGCAACGTCTCCGAAGCCGAAGATATGACCCAGGAGGCCTTCCTGCATCTCTTCCGTAAGCTGGGCAGCTTCCGCGGAGAGTCCGCCTTCTCCACCTGGCTGCACCGCATGACCGTGAACCTGGTTCTGATGCAGCTACGCAAGAAGGGGCTGAACCTGGTCTCGCTCGAAGAGACCATCAATCCATCGGAAGAAGACGCCCCCAAGCGCGACTTTGGCAAGCGCGACCCGCAGCTCTCGGGCTCGGTCGATCGTGTCGCCCTTGAGCGCGCCGTTGCTCTCCTTCCCCCCGGATATCGCATGGTCTTCGTTCTCCACGACGTAGAAGGCTTCGAGCACAATGAGATCGCCAATATGCTCGAATGCTCCACCGGAAACAGCAAGTCCCAGCTGCACAAGGCTCGCCTGAAGCTCCGCGAACTTCTTCGTCAGACGGAGCCACACTCGGAATCTGGCCTGCTTAAGGAAGCCGTCTAA
- the cobA gene encoding uroporphyrinogen-III C-methyltransferase: MNTEAVPGTVYLVGAGPGDPGLLTIRAHRLLQTADVILPDDLVSDAILDLASPSAEIIPVGKRCGQPRITQAEIHVLLLRHARAGRSVLRLKSGDPLVFGRAGEEIAALREAQIPFEIVPGITTAFAVAASLKTPLTDRTSASKLILATAHHAAGKLTLSPSWSGAFPDESTLVIYMPGRDFVALAASLIDSGIAPETPCCAVSKASTAEEQSVATTLAGLATSEIGPAPVILLIGRAIQLATEN; encoded by the coding sequence TTGAACACTGAAGCCGTTCCCGGCACCGTCTATCTCGTCGGCGCAGGCCCCGGCGACCCCGGATTGTTGACCATCCGCGCCCATCGCCTGCTGCAGACCGCCGATGTCATCCTTCCCGACGATCTCGTCTCCGATGCCATCCTCGACCTAGCCAGCCCCTCCGCCGAGATCATCCCCGTCGGAAAACGCTGCGGCCAGCCCCGCATTACCCAAGCCGAGATCCACGTCCTGCTGCTCCGCCACGCCCGCGCCGGGCGCTCCGTCCTCCGCCTTAAATCGGGCGACCCGCTCGTCTTCGGTCGTGCCGGCGAAGAGATCGCCGCCCTCCGCGAAGCTCAGATCCCCTTCGAGATCGTTCCCGGCATCACCACCGCTTTCGCCGTCGCAGCGAGCCTTAAGACGCCGCTCACCGACCGCACCTCGGCCTCGAAGCTCATACTCGCGACGGCACATCACGCCGCGGGAAAGCTGACCCTCTCGCCAAGTTGGTCTGGTGCCTTCCCTGACGAGTCCACCCTGGTGATCTACATGCCCGGTCGCGACTTCGTCGCCCTCGCCGCCAGCCTCATCGACTCCGGCATCGCGCCCGAGACCCCGTGTTGTGCCGTCTCCAAGGCCTCGACGGCGGAAGAACAGTCGGTCGCAACGACTCTCGCCGGCCTCGCCACCTCCGAGATAGGCCCTGCCCCGGTCATTCTGCTAATCGGCAGAGCGATTCAACTAGCAACTGAGAACTGA
- a CDS encoding precorrin-2 dehydrogenase/sirohydrochlorin ferrochelatase family protein translates to MDLFPIFLKLTGRRCLVIGAGNLAESKIESLRAANANVTVIAPDARPRILDMADGGEITYHQRPYEPGDVAAQKYFLVVTATDVPAVNRAVYQEAVANEIMVNAVDDPPFCDFYFPSVVRRGDLQIAISTAGSSPALAQRLRKEINAQLPLDAGDWLTDLGNLRREVVHMEPLNEERKLLLHQLAQREVCGFDQCPSRVLAREHAKTNPLPVSTEQTT, encoded by the coding sequence ATGGACCTCTTCCCGATCTTCCTCAAACTTACCGGTCGCCGCTGCCTGGTCATTGGCGCGGGCAACCTCGCCGAGTCCAAGATTGAATCGCTTCGCGCCGCCAACGCGAACGTCACCGTCATCGCACCCGATGCTCGCCCGCGCATCCTCGACATGGCGGACGGCGGCGAGATCACCTACCATCAGCGCCCCTACGAACCCGGCGATGTAGCCGCGCAGAAGTACTTCCTCGTCGTGACGGCAACCGACGTCCCCGCCGTCAACCGCGCGGTCTATCAGGAAGCCGTCGCCAACGAGATCATGGTCAACGCCGTCGATGACCCACCCTTCTGCGACTTCTACTTTCCTTCGGTCGTTCGTCGCGGCGACCTGCAAATCGCCATCTCCACCGCCGGCTCCAGTCCTGCGCTCGCCCAGCGCCTGCGCAAGGAGATCAACGCGCAACTGCCGCTCGACGCCGGCGACTGGCTCACCGATCTCGGTAACCTCCGCCGCGAGGTCGTCCATATGGAGCCACTGAACGAAGAGCGCAAGCTCCTGCTGCATCAGCTCGCGCAACGCGAAGTCTGCGGTTTCGACCAGTGCCCCAGCCGCGTCCTCGCACGCGAACACGCCAAGACCAACCCGCTACCTGTATCGACCGAGCAAACCACTTGA